Proteins encoded in a region of the Cytobacillus pseudoceanisediminis genome:
- a CDS encoding thiolase family protein, whose amino-acid sequence MRNAVIIDGVRTAIGRMGGTLKDIEVDFLSERVMREALQRSQLDGSEVDEVVWGHAKQSSDVPNLARLAALRAGLPVEVPGYTVHRQCGSGLQAINNAAQQIQCGLSDIVLAGGGESMSTAPYYLRKARYGYGAGNAEIVDPNTESQPRAQPIEVYGNLTMGLTAENLAEKYNLSREEQDEFALESQQKATAAIQQGKFKDEIIPYEVKLKKEKIIFDTDEHPRLTSLEKLGSLKPVFKQGGSVTAGNASGRNDGAAALVMMAEDEALRKGLRPRLRVAAQAAAGVSPEIMGIGPVPAVMKALKLAGLTLEDIDLIELNEAFAAQALAVVKELNIERSKLNVNGGAIALGHPIGGTGAILTVKIMNELERRGGRYGLITACIGGGQGIATIVENLRV is encoded by the coding sequence ATGAGAAACGCAGTTATAATTGATGGTGTTCGAACTGCCATAGGACGAATGGGCGGTACACTGAAGGATATAGAGGTTGATTTTCTTTCAGAAAGAGTTATGAGAGAAGCGCTTCAAAGAAGCCAGCTGGATGGTTCAGAAGTGGATGAAGTGGTTTGGGGGCATGCGAAACAAAGTTCAGATGTCCCCAATTTAGCCAGGCTGGCAGCTTTAAGAGCCGGACTTCCTGTCGAGGTGCCGGGATATACCGTTCACCGCCAGTGCGGCTCAGGATTGCAGGCGATAAATAACGCAGCACAGCAGATTCAGTGCGGATTATCTGACATTGTTCTTGCTGGCGGCGGGGAAAGCATGAGTACTGCTCCATATTATTTAAGAAAAGCAAGATATGGGTATGGTGCAGGAAATGCAGAAATCGTAGACCCGAATACAGAAAGCCAGCCAAGGGCACAGCCGATTGAAGTATACGGTAACCTGACAATGGGACTGACAGCTGAGAACCTCGCTGAAAAATATAATCTCAGCAGAGAAGAACAGGATGAATTTGCCCTTGAAAGTCAGCAAAAGGCTACAGCCGCTATTCAGCAAGGGAAGTTTAAAGACGAAATTATTCCATATGAAGTGAAATTGAAAAAAGAAAAGATTATATTTGATACGGATGAGCATCCCCGCTTAACGAGTCTTGAAAAGCTTGGATCTTTAAAGCCTGTGTTTAAGCAGGGCGGCAGTGTCACGGCTGGAAATGCGAGCGGACGCAACGATGGAGCTGCAGCATTGGTGATGATGGCCGAGGACGAAGCATTAAGGAAAGGCCTTAGACCGCGTTTGAGGGTTGCTGCACAAGCGGCTGCCGGAGTCTCACCGGAAATAATGGGGATTGGGCCAGTGCCAGCTGTTATGAAGGCGCTTAAGCTTGCAGGGCTGACTCTTGAGGACATTGACCTAATAGAGCTGAATGAAGCCTTTGCTGCTCAAGCACTGGCTGTTGTCAAGGAACTCAATATAGAAAGAAGTAAATTAAATGTAAATGGCGGTGCTATTGCTTTAGGACATCCTATTGGAGGAACAGGAGCCATTTTGACTGTCAAAATAATGAATGAGCTCGAAAGAAGAGGCGGCCGCTATGGTTTAATCACTGCTTGTATTGGCGGCGGTCAAGGAATTGCCACGATTGTTGAAAATTTACGAGTTTAA
- a CDS encoding hydroxyacid dehydrogenase yields MGRPRILQILPMYHSEGEKLLREGGDVIQTDNYSLDHLCEMVKEVEGIVLRAPARITKEVIDANPHLKVISGAGVGLDNIDVDYASQKGIPILHAPSVNKVSTAEHAVMLVMALAKSVIPLNEKMRQGDYNSRNYLIPQELKGKKAGLIGFGNIAQEVAKRLKLGLEMDVTAWVREYKPDKHGLAEKLGIRIHTNMKEVFEESDFVSLHIPLNESTRHSIDHKLFSIMKPSAYLINTARGAVINQHDLYEALRDGRIAGAGLDVFDPEPPSKDLPLLSLPNVVLTPHVGGTTAECNFITSVTVAKNVIKVLNGKRPEYIANPEVLISKIIE; encoded by the coding sequence ATGGGCAGACCGAGAATTTTGCAAATCCTTCCGATGTATCATTCAGAAGGAGAAAAGCTTCTGCGTGAAGGTGGAGATGTAATTCAAACAGACAATTACAGTCTTGACCATTTATGTGAGATGGTGAAGGAAGTGGAAGGTATTGTTTTGAGAGCCCCTGCTCGAATTACTAAAGAAGTCATTGATGCAAATCCTCACTTAAAAGTCATTTCTGGTGCAGGAGTAGGGCTTGATAACATTGATGTGGATTACGCATCGCAAAAGGGGATCCCTATCCTTCATGCACCGTCTGTCAATAAAGTTTCGACTGCTGAACATGCAGTCATGCTTGTTATGGCACTGGCTAAGTCGGTTATCCCGCTTAATGAGAAGATGAGGCAAGGAGATTACAATTCACGAAATTATCTCATCCCTCAGGAACTGAAAGGCAAAAAAGCGGGTCTGATTGGCTTTGGCAATATTGCGCAGGAAGTCGCTAAACGTTTAAAGCTTGGCTTAGAAATGGATGTAACAGCCTGGGTGAGGGAATATAAACCTGATAAACATGGGCTGGCAGAGAAACTGGGCATTCGAATTCATACAAATATGAAAGAAGTGTTCGAAGAATCAGATTTTGTATCTCTGCATATTCCCTTAAATGAATCAACAAGGCATTCAATTGATCATAAACTGTTCTCGATCATGAAGCCCTCCGCTTATTTAATCAATACAGCCCGGGGTGCGGTTATAAATCAGCATGATCTATATGAAGCATTAAGAGATGGAAGAATCGCCGGCGCTGGATTGGATGTATTTGATCCTGAGCCTCCGTCCAAAGATCTTCCGCTTCTTTCATTGCCAAATGTGGTGCTTACACCGCATGTAGGCGGTACAACGGCTGAGTGCAATTTCATTACATCTGTTACCGTTGCCAAAAATGTAATTAAAGTACTTAATGGAAAGAGACCTGAATATATTGCGAATCCTGAAGTTTTAATTTCAAAAATTATAGAATAG
- a CDS encoding tartrate dehydrogenase produces MNHYSIALIPGDGIGVDVVREGKKVLDAICNLHGGFSLTYKEFDWSCEYYANHGKMMPEDGLEQLKDFDSIFLGAVGYPGVPDHVSLWGLLLPIRRHFEQYINLRPVKLLKGLDSPLAGKTSEQLDFIVIRENNEGEYSSIGGRMYEGTDLDMAMQTSVFTRKGVERVLRYAFDLADKKGKKKHVTAATKSNGINHTMPFWDEYVERINHEYPQIKSDTVHIDALAAFFISKPETMDVVVASNLFGDILTDLGAAIVGGLGIAPSANINPEKKYPSMFEPVHGSAPDIAGKGIANPLASIWCTSMMLDHLGQKESAKVIVDAMEDVLQEKEVLTPDLGGTATTEQVGDYICKKLKERLA; encoded by the coding sequence ATGAATCATTATTCAATCGCCCTGATTCCTGGTGATGGCATCGGAGTGGATGTTGTACGGGAAGGGAAGAAAGTGTTAGATGCGATATGCAATCTGCATGGCGGCTTCTCTTTAACTTATAAAGAGTTTGATTGGAGCTGTGAATATTACGCGAACCATGGCAAAATGATGCCGGAAGATGGCCTGGAACAATTGAAAGACTTTGATTCTATTTTCCTGGGAGCAGTCGGTTACCCGGGAGTGCCCGACCATGTATCGCTTTGGGGCTTATTGCTGCCGATCAGGCGTCACTTTGAACAATATATCAACCTGCGTCCGGTGAAGCTCTTAAAGGGCCTTGACTCTCCGTTAGCGGGAAAAACATCTGAACAGCTCGACTTCATTGTCATTAGAGAAAATAATGAAGGAGAATATTCCAGTATCGGAGGCAGGATGTACGAAGGAACAGATCTCGATATGGCGATGCAAACCAGTGTGTTTACGCGCAAGGGAGTAGAAAGGGTTCTGAGATATGCGTTTGATCTTGCTGATAAGAAAGGCAAAAAGAAGCATGTAACAGCAGCTACAAAGTCAAACGGCATAAACCACACGATGCCATTTTGGGACGAATATGTAGAACGGATTAATCATGAGTATCCACAAATTAAAAGCGATACTGTCCATATTGATGCGCTTGCAGCTTTTTTTATCAGCAAGCCAGAGACCATGGATGTTGTGGTTGCGTCCAATTTATTTGGTGATATTTTAACAGATCTGGGGGCAGCCATTGTGGGAGGCTTGGGCATTGCCCCTTCTGCCAATATCAATCCTGAAAAGAAATATCCATCGATGTTTGAACCTGTTCATGGTTCGGCACCGGATATAGCCGGTAAAGGAATAGCAAATCCGCTTGCATCTATCTGGTGTACAAGTATGATGCTTGATCACTTGGGCCAGAAAGAATCAGCAAAAGTCATAGTTGATGCCATGGAAGATGTTTTACAAGAAAAGGAAGTGCTGACTCCGGACCTGGGAGGTACAGCGACGACAGAGCAAGTTGGCGATTATATCTGCAAGAAATTGAAAGAGCGTCTAGCTTAG
- a CDS encoding PucR family transcriptional regulator has translation MDNLIRYLLNSQKPEDLEYSIRYAKMLGFDLEPDHSRICLLIEFEIGMDSSHLAKDGQTCDKYSWHFLQNNFSEILSYYLMDSKEDILSPLTLDQFLLIKVMNKDEPQDLFIKRLEHKIQRLLRYLEKEKNCTANISIGSANKGALGIKVSYQAALQALTAGKQSNRSPKIFYYNDWNIIFELLGNGLNQYVNERLKEKLEAFINHVNFRTLAQTFMAYCKCNMNMSETARMLFLHRNSLVYRMEKINELTSLDISRFDHCMLLFFAIKNSGISAARLQETKNPLVPGHAEDAALSSK, from the coding sequence TTGGATAACTTGATACGTTATCTTTTAAACTCTCAAAAACCTGAGGATTTGGAATACAGCATAAGATATGCCAAAATGCTGGGGTTTGATTTGGAGCCGGACCATAGCCGCATCTGCTTATTAATCGAGTTCGAAATAGGCATGGACTCCAGCCATTTAGCCAAAGACGGACAGACCTGCGATAAGTATTCCTGGCATTTTCTGCAAAATAATTTTTCCGAAATACTAAGTTATTATTTAATGGATAGTAAAGAAGATATCCTTTCGCCTCTGACACTTGATCAATTTCTGCTGATTAAAGTTATGAATAAAGATGAACCCCAAGACCTTTTTATCAAAAGATTAGAACATAAGATTCAAAGATTACTTCGTTATTTAGAGAAAGAAAAGAATTGTACAGCGAACATTTCCATCGGCAGCGCCAATAAAGGAGCGCTTGGAATAAAAGTTTCCTATCAAGCAGCTTTACAAGCATTAACTGCTGGAAAACAATCAAACCGCTCTCCAAAAATTTTCTACTATAATGATTGGAACATTATATTTGAACTGTTGGGAAATGGCTTAAATCAATATGTAAATGAGAGATTAAAGGAAAAATTGGAAGCTTTCATTAATCATGTAAATTTTCGCACCCTCGCTCAAACCTTCATGGCTTATTGCAAATGCAACATGAATATGAGCGAAACTGCACGAATGCTGTTTCTCCATCGAAACTCACTTGTATACCGCATGGAAAAAATCAATGAACTTACCAGCCTGGATATCTCAAGGTTTGATCACTGTATGCTGTTATTTTTCGCGATAAAAAACTCAGGCATATCTGCAGCAAGGCTGCAGGAAACAAAGAATCCCCTGGTACCGGGGCATGCTGAAGATGCGGCCCTCTCCTCCAAATAG
- a CDS encoding sugar diacid recognition domain-containing protein, whose protein sequence is MSFLKEISQLIVENTSNIIEYPISISDNKGIIIGSSDTSRLGSFHQASLEIVERKTTIAYEINEVKKLNNVLPGVAAPIMINHEPIGVLGIVGEPAEVRKYAQLVKSHVELMCHEYLKKK, encoded by the coding sequence TTGAGTTTTTTAAAGGAAATCTCACAGTTAATTGTAGAAAACACCTCCAATATAATAGAATATCCTATTAGTATCAGCGACAATAAAGGCATCATTATTGGCTCTAGTGATACCAGCCGATTAGGAAGTTTTCATCAGGCTTCTCTTGAGATAGTGGAGCGAAAAACAACCATTGCTTATGAGATAAACGAAGTAAAAAAACTCAATAACGTATTGCCGGGTGTAGCAGCCCCAATCATGATCAATCATGAACCTATTGGAGTTCTGGGGATTGTAGGAGAGCCTGCTGAGGTGCGCAAATATGCACAGTTGGTAAAAAGCCATGTGGAATTAATGTGCCATGAGTACCTAAAAAAGAAATGA
- a CDS encoding NAD(P)/FAD-dependent oxidoreductase, whose protein sequence is MSSHADIIIIGGGVIGSSIAYNLLNDGFTGRIVVFEKDGLYEFASTPRSAGGFRQLYTTVINMQLSKYSLQIYKDFSKDMSIDGETAEIDFKQRGYLFLATDKMMPRFEKHLKLQNEHGILSQLLEGESLLNIIPELNIDDIAGGLYCSESGYLDPYSVMLGYVKYAKKLGAEYIYDEVDNLITETGKVKGIKLADGREYHAPVVVNCAGAWASILGDKAGLPLPVVPLPRQIFQFDIKEPLKNYLPLTMDPTGVYFRHEGEKFISGYAEEIEPGINFKWRRSAFEEHIWPVLANRIKNFEHAKIERGWTGLYDFNTEDHNAILGEYPAMKGYYVAFGFSGHGMQQAPAVGKCLSELIRTGNFETLDLSPLRVERFAEKDLIIEDAIY, encoded by the coding sequence TTGTCTAGCCATGCGGATATTATTATTATTGGCGGGGGAGTCATCGGTTCAAGCATTGCTTATAATTTGTTAAACGATGGATTCACAGGTAGGATTGTTGTATTTGAGAAAGATGGGCTATATGAATTTGCTTCGACACCAAGGAGTGCTGGAGGATTCAGGCAGCTGTATACTACCGTCATCAATATGCAGCTCAGCAAATACAGCCTTCAGATTTACAAAGATTTTTCAAAGGACATGTCCATTGACGGTGAAACAGCAGAGATTGATTTTAAGCAAAGGGGCTACTTATTTTTAGCCACTGACAAAATGATGCCCCGTTTTGAAAAACACTTAAAGCTTCAAAATGAACATGGTATACTTTCTCAGCTTCTTGAAGGGGAAAGTCTTTTGAATATTATCCCAGAGCTTAATATAGATGATATCGCAGGAGGATTGTATTGCAGTGAAAGCGGCTATTTAGATCCATATTCTGTGATGCTGGGATATGTGAAATATGCCAAAAAGCTTGGTGCAGAATATATTTACGATGAAGTGGACAATCTGATTACTGAAACAGGGAAAGTGAAGGGCATCAAACTTGCTGATGGCCGGGAATATCATGCTCCCGTGGTGGTGAATTGTGCAGGGGCCTGGGCTTCCATATTGGGAGATAAAGCTGGACTGCCGCTTCCTGTTGTACCGCTTCCCAGACAAATTTTTCAATTCGATATTAAGGAACCGCTTAAAAACTATCTCCCATTAACGATGGACCCGACAGGTGTTTATTTCCGGCATGAAGGGGAAAAATTCATATCCGGCTATGCCGAGGAAATTGAGCCTGGCATCAACTTTAAATGGAGAAGATCTGCTTTTGAGGAACATATCTGGCCGGTGCTGGCAAATCGGATCAAGAATTTCGAGCATGCTAAAATCGAAAGAGGCTGGACAGGACTGTATGATTTTAACACGGAAGACCATAATGCCATTCTTGGTGAATACCCTGCAATGAAAGGCTACTATGTTGCTTTTGGTTTCAGCGGACATGGCATGCAGCAGGCTCCTGCAGTCGGAAAGTGTCTGTCTGAGCTGATCCGGACGGGAAACTTCGAAACTCTGGACTTATCTCCATTAAGAGTGGAACGTTTTGCAGAAAAAGACCTTATTATCGAAGATGCGATTTATTAA
- a CDS encoding PucR family transcriptional regulator has product MMCQDAFRKEIVELEEKMAEMLVHQLIHYIDSEQEEKEHISQYAKLLNFDLTINRACIIIDITNPPSGDRNLFGDLSFQYFPKEVLSFLKLIFQENDNDIVSLLDFKRFIIFKSMPFPQSFASFLGKLDERLEKINSFLDAKYSVSAKLGVGDVQNGHKGCSESYQNAMKALDIGLGFQDHSHIHLYNEREAMLSLLPRELSPAYKQKLLNLISSLREQDNYEVLASTFTGFCKYNMNLSEASRNMFIHRNTIIYRLEKISEITSLNTSSFEHCMLLFTAIKCYEEMRASSR; this is encoded by the coding sequence ATGATGTGCCAGGATGCTTTCCGAAAAGAAATAGTGGAGCTGGAAGAAAAAATGGCAGAAATGCTGGTTCATCAGCTTATTCACTATATAGACTCTGAGCAAGAAGAAAAAGAGCATATTTCCCAGTATGCGAAACTGCTCAATTTCGATCTGACCATCAATCGTGCCTGTATTATTATTGATATCACTAACCCTCCATCAGGTGACCGTAACCTTTTTGGGGATCTTTCGTTTCAATATTTCCCAAAAGAAGTGCTGAGCTTTTTAAAGTTAATTTTTCAGGAAAATGACAATGATATCGTGTCTTTACTGGACTTCAAACGTTTCATTATTTTTAAATCCATGCCCTTTCCCCAGTCATTTGCATCTTTCCTGGGAAAATTGGATGAGAGGCTGGAAAAAATCAATTCATTTCTTGACGCTAAATACAGTGTTTCTGCAAAGCTAGGTGTAGGAGATGTTCAAAATGGCCACAAGGGGTGCTCTGAATCTTACCAAAACGCTATGAAAGCATTGGATATCGGACTGGGGTTTCAAGATCACTCTCATATTCATTTGTATAATGAGCGGGAAGCCATGCTAAGTCTTTTGCCAAGGGAGCTTTCCCCTGCCTATAAGCAAAAACTCTTAAACCTAATATCTTCTTTAAGAGAGCAAGATAATTATGAGGTGTTAGCCTCTACCTTTACTGGATTCTGCAAGTACAATATGAACTTGAGTGAAGCATCAAGAAACATGTTTATCCACCGGAACACCATCATTTACAGACTGGAAAAAATCAGCGAAATCACTTCCCTTAACACCAGCAGCTTTGAACATTGCATGCTTCTCTTTACTGCCATCAAATGCTATGAAGAAATGCGGGCATCCTCCCGATGA
- a CDS encoding GntR family transcriptional regulator codes for MKKVSMEENVYNHIKKAILARKLAPGKQLVENNLSNSLGVSRTPIRNAIKRLSIEGLVDIIPNRGAFVTNPTKEEMIQAYELRAKLEYIAVCQAMYFLTESDFRAIKENLEKEKAALYNRSPEEYVRYNKEFHISITQKCNNKFLNEFILRLITQTNIYLILFDDFFSNPKQEPYSPDEHSFILSLIEDKDTKKLKIVLENHFKRAIDSLETHYYRYKEIDEIF; via the coding sequence ATGAAGAAAGTTTCCATGGAAGAAAACGTTTATAACCATATTAAAAAAGCTATACTTGCAAGGAAATTAGCGCCAGGAAAGCAGCTGGTGGAAAATAATCTATCAAACTCTCTGGGTGTGAGCCGTACCCCCATTAGGAATGCGATCAAAAGATTATCAATCGAGGGTCTAGTAGATATCATCCCGAATAGAGGCGCTTTTGTTACGAATCCGACCAAAGAAGAAATGATACAAGCTTATGAATTGAGGGCTAAATTAGAGTATATTGCAGTATGCCAAGCGATGTATTTCTTAACTGAATCAGATTTTAGAGCCATTAAGGAAAATCTTGAAAAAGAAAAAGCTGCACTTTATAACCGCAGCCCGGAAGAATATGTAAGGTATAATAAGGAATTTCATATTAGCATCACACAGAAATGCAACAATAAATTTTTAAACGAGTTTATTTTAAGGCTTATCACTCAGACGAATATCTATCTGATCCTATTTGATGATTTTTTCTCAAACCCCAAACAAGAACCCTATAGTCCTGATGAGCACAGTTTTATACTTTCTCTTATCGAAGATAAGGATACCAAGAAACTGAAAATAGTGTTAGAGAACCATTTTAAACGTGCGATAGACAGCCTGGAAACTCATTATTACCGTTATAAAGAGATTGATGAAATTTTTTAG
- a CDS encoding transporter substrate-binding domain-containing protein, whose translation MKKGFLISLIVLIIAGMLAGCGGSKTSGGSKTDSVLARVKESKVLKVGFEGTYPPFNFLNDDQKYDGFDVDISNEIAERLGAETEFVATKWESLIGGLKSDKFDIVIAQMTVTEERKKSVDFTDPYVVTGSVLITREDTDGISKLEDIKGKNVGVGGGTTFEEVANSVDGANVKTYKAVNDYIADLMNKRLDVIINDQLLMSYNIKENDLPLKISSDIVNKDEIGMAIKKDNDDFVKEVNQILTDMKEDGTYSEIYKKWFGTEPLEN comes from the coding sequence ATGAAAAAGGGCTTTTTGATTTCATTGATTGTTCTGATCATTGCTGGAATGCTCGCTGGCTGCGGAGGAAGCAAAACATCGGGTGGAAGCAAAACAGACAGTGTGTTAGCTCGGGTAAAGGAGTCTAAAGTACTGAAAGTCGGCTTTGAGGGTACATATCCACCTTTTAACTTTTTGAATGATGATCAGAAATATGATGGCTTTGATGTTGATATTTCTAATGAGATAGCCGAGCGCTTAGGTGCTGAAACTGAGTTTGTTGCTACTAAATGGGAGAGCCTTATTGGAGGTTTGAAATCGGATAAGTTTGATATTGTGATTGCACAAATGACGGTTACTGAAGAGCGTAAAAAGAGCGTTGATTTTACTGACCCTTATGTTGTGACTGGTTCCGTCCTGATAACAAGAGAAGATACTGATGGAATCTCTAAATTAGAAGATATCAAAGGAAAAAATGTGGGTGTCGGCGGGGGAACTACTTTTGAAGAAGTTGCCAACAGTGTGGACGGTGCGAATGTAAAGACATATAAGGCTGTTAATGATTATATTGCTGATCTAATGAATAAACGTCTGGATGTTATCATTAACGATCAATTATTAATGAGTTATAACATTAAAGAAAATGATCTGCCGCTCAAGATTTCAAGTGACATTGTTAACAAGGATGAAATCGGAATGGCCATTAAAAAGGATAATGACGATTTTGTTAAGGAAGTCAATCAGATATTGACAGATATGAAGGAAGACGGAACCTATTCAGAAATCTATAAGAAGTGGTTTGGAACGGAACCGCTAGAAAATTAA
- a CDS encoding saccharopine dehydrogenase family protein, which translates to MRAVVLGTGMIGTTVVCELAKFPKIAAVTAVDVIESSVEKCVEIANNQKVYGKQASLEKIEDIQNVLKDADVAVACLPHSLSPLAIEAAIREKCHLVDLVGSRYEEKVKLDQKAKEAGVVIVPGCGVAPGITNFLAAQGIEMLDEADEAVMTCGGIPRFPQPPLWYQVVFRLESVLGLYTRPALAAENGELVELPALSGFEKMSFPEPVGMCEAVITDAHSTAYTLKDKVKRLYEKTVRYEGHWERMKFLSQLGFFNDEPIDINGTKIRPRAFSEKILAPKLQGKTKEDITVLRVEVNGRKSGVQTKYTWEMVDFYDYERNITSMAKTTAIPAMLLANWIAEGKITEKGIVSVEELIIKDRFASFMEQLGELGINIRFKEEVLV; encoded by the coding sequence ATGAGGGCTGTTGTTCTAGGGACTGGAATGATAGGCACGACTGTAGTATGTGAATTGGCAAAGTTTCCTAAGATTGCAGCGGTTACTGCCGTTGACGTAATTGAAAGCAGTGTGGAAAAGTGTGTTGAAATAGCCAATAACCAAAAGGTATATGGGAAACAGGCTTCTCTTGAAAAAATTGAAGATATACAAAATGTTTTAAAGGATGCGGATGTTGCTGTGGCTTGTTTGCCGCATTCCTTAAGTCCATTAGCTATTGAAGCAGCTATCAGAGAAAAATGTCACTTAGTAGATTTAGTTGGATCCAGGTATGAGGAAAAAGTAAAGCTTGATCAAAAAGCAAAAGAGGCTGGAGTGGTTATTGTACCAGGCTGCGGAGTTGCGCCGGGTATAACTAACTTTTTGGCAGCACAAGGCATCGAAATGCTGGATGAGGCTGACGAAGCAGTTATGACATGCGGAGGCATTCCGCGGTTTCCCCAGCCGCCTTTATGGTACCAAGTGGTGTTCCGGCTCGAAAGCGTACTCGGCCTGTATACAAGACCTGCATTAGCAGCTGAAAATGGCGAATTGGTTGAACTTCCGGCATTATCCGGATTTGAGAAAATGTCATTCCCTGAACCGGTTGGCATGTGTGAAGCGGTCATTACAGATGCACATAGTACCGCCTATACGTTAAAAGATAAAGTGAAGAGACTATATGAAAAAACGGTAAGGTATGAAGGACATTGGGAAAGGATGAAGTTCCTTAGTCAGCTTGGTTTTTTTAATGATGAACCAATTGATATAAATGGAACGAAAATTAGACCTCGTGCATTCTCTGAAAAAATATTAGCTCCAAAGCTTCAAGGCAAAACGAAAGAAGATATCACGGTCTTACGAGTCGAAGTTAACGGACGGAAGTCAGGCGTCCAAACGAAATATACCTGGGAAATGGTTGACTTTTATGACTATGAACGCAATATCACCTCTATGGCCAAAACCACTGCTATTCCTGCTATGCTTTTGGCTAATTGGATTGCAGAAGGAAAAATTACCGAAAAGGGCATTGTTTCAGTAGAAGAGCTAATTATTAAAGACCGCTTTGCTTCATTCATGGAGCAATTGGGAGAATTAGGGATAAACATAAGATTTAAAGAAGAAGTCCTTGTATAA
- a CDS encoding amino acid ABC transporter permease, producing the protein MDFLIVIEALPPLLYATLMTIFLAVISIVIALFLGFFTALARISKITVLVKAAEAYVSVFRGTPLLVQIFVIYYGLPQINIELDPIPSGILALSLNAGAYLSESFRASILSIDKGQMEAAVSLGMTYSQAMRHTILPQSLRVAIPTMSNTFIILIKDTSLVSVITVTELLQMSSLIIAKTFEPLTIYLVAAALYWVLIAFFTAILDRFEKRASKHVAV; encoded by the coding sequence ATGGATTTTTTAATTGTAATAGAAGCCTTGCCGCCATTATTATATGCAACCTTGATGACTATATTTTTAGCTGTGATATCCATTGTGATTGCACTTTTTCTTGGTTTTTTTACGGCTTTGGCACGAATTTCAAAAATTACCGTATTAGTTAAAGCCGCTGAAGCATATGTATCTGTCTTTCGGGGAACTCCGCTGCTTGTACAAATTTTTGTCATTTATTATGGTTTGCCGCAAATAAATATTGAACTTGATCCCATTCCATCCGGGATTCTCGCATTAAGCTTAAACGCTGGGGCGTATTTATCTGAATCATTTCGCGCGTCCATCCTATCAATTGACAAGGGACAGATGGAGGCAGCTGTATCACTGGGAATGACCTATAGCCAGGCCATGAGACATACAATTCTGCCGCAGAGCTTACGAGTAGCCATACCGACCATGTCGAATACCTTTATCATTTTAATCAAGGATACTTCCCTGGTATCTGTCATTACTGTTACAGAGTTGCTGCAAATGTCTTCTTTGATAATAGCCAAAACGTTTGAGCCGCTGACAATTTACTTGGTTGCAGCTGCACTTTATTGGGTTTTGATTGCATTCTTTACAGCTATATTGGATCGGTTTGAAAAACGCGCTTCCAAGCATGTAGCCGTATAA